In Mus musculus strain C57BL/6J chromosome 9, GRCm38.p6 C57BL/6J, one genomic interval encodes:
- the Kif23 gene encoding kinesin-like protein KIF23 isoform X5 encodes MKSAKAKTVRKPVIKKGSQTNLKDPVGVYCRVRPLSFPDQECCVEVINSTTLQLHTPEGYRLNRNGDYKETQYSFKRVFGTHTTQKELFDVVANPLVDDLIHGKNGLLFTYGVTGSGKTYTMTGSPGSGGLLPRCLNMIFNSIGSFQAKRYVFKSNDRNSMEIQCEVDALLERQKREALPIPKTPSSKRQADPEFADMINVQEFCKAEEVDEDSVYGVFVSYIEIYNNYIYDLLEEVQFDPIKPKLPQSKTLREDKNHNMYVAGCTEVEVKSTEEAFEVFWRGQKKRRIANTHLNRESSRSHSVFSIKLVQAPLDADGDNVLQEKEQITISQLSLVDLAGSERTNRTKAEGNRLREAGNINQSLMTLRTCMEVLRENQTYGTNKMVPYRDSKLTHLFKNYFDGEGKVRMIVCVNPKAEDYEESLQVMRFAEVTQEVEVARPVDKVICGLTPGRRYRNLPRGGPVGDEPLVPEVILQSFPPLPPCKLLDINDEETLPKLADTLEKRHHLRQLMTEDLNKKCLAFKALLKEFDNSLSNKENYVQEKLNEREKVISGQKLEIERLEKKNKTLEYKIEILEKTTTIYEEDKRNLQQELESQNQKLQRQFSDKRRLEARLQGMVTETSMKWQKECERRVAATQLEMQNKLWVKDEKLKQLKAIVTEPKPEKPERPSRERDREKIIPRSVSPSPLPNTPIPVRHRRSRSAGSRWVDHKPASNVQTETVMQPHVPHAITVSVANEKALAKCEKYMLTHQELASDGEIQTKVIKGDVYKTRGGGQSVQFTDIETLKQELPTGSRKRRSSTLAPAQPDGTESEWTDVETRCSVAVEMRAGSQLGPGYQHHAQPKRKKP; translated from the exons ATGAAGTCAGC GAAGGCTAAGACGGTCAGAAAACCTGTAATAAAAAAAGGATCTCAGACAAACCTTAAAGATCCAGTGGgg GTGTACTGTAGGGTTCGCCCCCTGAGCTTTCCTGACCAAGAATGCTGTGTGGAAGTGATCAATAGTACAACCCTGCAGCTCCACACTCCTGAGGGCTATCGACTCAACAGAAATGGGGACTATAAGGAG ACTCAGTACTCATTCAAGCGGGTATTTGGCACTCACACCACCCAGAAGGAACTTTTTGATGTTGTAGCTAATCCCTTGGTAGATGACCTCATTCATGGCAAGAATG gtcttttatttacatatggcGTGACGGGAAGTGGAAAAACCTACACAATGACAGGGTCTCCAGGGTCTGGAGGCCTGCTTCCTCGTTGTTTGAATATGATCTTTAACAGCATAGGGTCATTTCAAGCAAAACGTTAT GTGTTTAAGTCTAATGATAGGAACAGTATGGAAATACAGTGTGAAGTCGATGCCTTGTTAGAACGGCAGAAAAGAGAAGCCTTGCCCATTCCAAAGACCCCCTCTAGCAA GCGACAAGCAGATCCAGAGTTTGCAGATATGATAAATGTACAAGAATTCTGCAAAGCAGAAGAAGTTGATGAAGACAGTGTCTATGGAGTATTTGTCTCTTACATTGAAATCTATAATAATTACATATATGATCTATTGGAAGAAGTGCAGTTTGATCCCATAAAGCCCAA ACTCCCACAATCTAAAACGCTCCGAGAAGATAAGAACCACAATATGTATGTGGCAGGATGTACAGAAGTAGAAGTGAAATCTACGGAGGAGGCTTTTGAGGTTTTCTGGAGAG GGCAGAAAAAGAGACGCATTGCTAACACCCATTTGAATAGAGAGTCCAGTCGTTCACATAGCGTGTTCAGCATTAAACTTGTCCAGGCTCCCCTGGATGCTGATGGAGACAATGTCTTACAG gaAAAAGAGCAAATTACTATAAGCCAGCTGTCTCTGGTAGATCTTGCTGGGAGCGAAAGAACCAACCGTACTAAAGCAGAAGGGAACAGACTACGTGAGGCCG GAAACATTAATCAGTCATTGATGACACTAAGAACATGCATGGAGGTCCTGAGAGAGAACCAGACGTATGGCACTAACAAG ATGGTTCCATATCGAGATTCAAAGCTAACCCATCTATTCAAGAACTACTTCGATGGGGAGGGGAAAGTTCGGATGATCGTGTGTGTGAATCCAAAGGCTGAAGACTATGAAGAAAGCTTG CAAGTCATGAGATTTGCTGAAGTAacccaagaagtggaagtggcaAGACCAGTGGACAAGGTGATATGTGGCCTGACACCCGGGAGGCGGTACAGGAACCTGCCTCGGGGAGGCCCCGTTGGAGATG AACCTTTGGTGCCTGAAGTGATTCTACAGAGCTTCCCACCGCTGCCCCCATGCAAGCTTTTGGATATCAATGATGAGGAGACCCTTCCAAAGCTGGCTGACACTTTGGAGAAACGACATCACCTGCGACAACTAATGACCGAGGACCTTAACAAAAAAT GTCTAGCTTTCAAGGCCTTATTAAAAGAATTTGACAATTCTCTATCAAATAAAGAAAACTACGTTCAGGAAAAactaaatgaaagagaaaaagtgaTCTCGGGACAGAAATTGGAAATAGAGcgactggagaagaaaaacaaaactttggAGTACAAG ATTGAGATTCTGGAGAAAACAACTACGATCTATGAGGAAGATAAGCGCAATCTGCAGCAGGAGCTTGAGAGCCAGAATCAGAAGCTTCAGCGGCAGTTTTCTGACAAGCGCAGATTAGAAGCCAGGTTGCAAGGCATGGTAACAGAAACGTCGATGAAGTGGCAGAAGGAATGT GAGCGTCGGGTGGCAGCCACCCAGCTAGAGATGCAGAATAAACTCTGGGTCAAAGATGAAAAGCTCAAACAGCTGAAGGCCATTGTGACTGAACCCAAACCTGAGAAGCCAGAGAGACCCTCCCGGGAGCGGGACCGGGAGAAAATCATTCCGAGATCTGTCTCTCCTTCGCCTCTACCT AACACCCCAATTCCTGTACGACACAGAAGGTCCCGCTCTGCAGGGAGCAGATGGGTAGATCATAAGCCTGCCTCTAATGTGCAAACTGAGACAGTGATGCAGCCGCATGTCCCTCACGCCATCACAGTGTCTGTTGCAAATGAAAAGGCGCTAGCTAAGTGTGAGAAGTACATGCTGACCCACCAGGAACTAGCCTCCGATGGGGAGATTCAGACTAAAGTCATTAAG GGTGATGTTTATAAGACGAGAGGTGGCGGACAATCGGTTCAGTTTACTGATATTGAGACTTTAAAACAAGAATTGCCAACTGG TAGTCGGAAACGAAGATCGTCCACCCTAGCACCTGCCCAACCAGATGGTACAGAGTCTGAATGGACCGATGTAGAAACAAGG TGCTCTGTTGCCGTTGAAATGAGAGCAGGATCTCAGCTGGGACCGGGATATCAGCACCACGCACAACCCAA GCGCAAGAAACCTTGA
- the Kif23 gene encoding kinesin-like protein KIF23 isoform X2: MKSAKAKTVRKPVIKKGSQTNLKDPVGVYCRVRPLSFPDQECCVEVINSTTLQLHTPEGYRLNRNGDYKETQYSFKRVFGTHTTQKELFDVVANPLVDDLIHGKNGLLFTYGVTGSGKTYTMTGSPGSGGLLPRCLNMIFNSIGSFQAKRYVFKSNDRNSMEIQCEVDALLERQKREALPIPKTPSSKRQADPEFADMINVQEFCKAEEVDEDSVYGVFVSYIEIYNNYIYDLLEEVQFDPIKPKWNGCSTPMRNAESVLPQSKTLREDKNHNMYVAGCTEVEVKSTEEAFEVFWRGQKKRRIANTHLNRESSRSHSVFSIKLVQAPLDADGDNVLQEKEQITISQLSLVDLAGSERTNRTKAEGNRLREAGNINQSLMTLRTCMEVLRENQTYGTNKMVPYRDSKLTHLFKNYFDGEGKVRMIVCVNPKAEDYEESLQVMRFAEVTQEVEVARPVDKVICGLTPGRRYRNLPRGGPVGDEPLVPEVILQSFPPLPPCKLLDINDEETLPKLADTLEKRHHLRQLMTEDLNKKCLAFKALLKEFDNSLSNKENYVQEKLNEREKVISGQKLEIERLEKKNKTLEYKIEILEKTTTIYEEDKRNLQQELESQNQKLQRQFSDKRRLEARLQGMVTETSMKWQKECERRVAATQLEMQNKLWVKDEKLKQLKAIVTEPKPEKPERPSRERDREKIIPRSVSPSPLPLSSNNIAQISNGQQLMSQPQLHRRSNSCSSISVASCISEWEQKLSPFSTPVNVTSLARHRQQEPGQSKTCIVSDRRRGMCWTEGREMVPTFSSEIGVEEDHCRRNTPIPVRHRRSRSAGSRWVDHKPASNVQTETVMQPHVPHAITVSVANEKALAKCEKYMLTHQELASDGEIQTKVIKGDVYKTRGGGQSVQFTDIETLKQELPTGRKRRSSTLAPAQPDGTESEWTDVETRCSVAVEMRAGSQLGPGYQHHAQPKRKKP; the protein is encoded by the exons ATGAAGTCAGC GAAGGCTAAGACGGTCAGAAAACCTGTAATAAAAAAAGGATCTCAGACAAACCTTAAAGATCCAGTGGgg GTGTACTGTAGGGTTCGCCCCCTGAGCTTTCCTGACCAAGAATGCTGTGTGGAAGTGATCAATAGTACAACCCTGCAGCTCCACACTCCTGAGGGCTATCGACTCAACAGAAATGGGGACTATAAGGAG ACTCAGTACTCATTCAAGCGGGTATTTGGCACTCACACCACCCAGAAGGAACTTTTTGATGTTGTAGCTAATCCCTTGGTAGATGACCTCATTCATGGCAAGAATG gtcttttatttacatatggcGTGACGGGAAGTGGAAAAACCTACACAATGACAGGGTCTCCAGGGTCTGGAGGCCTGCTTCCTCGTTGTTTGAATATGATCTTTAACAGCATAGGGTCATTTCAAGCAAAACGTTAT GTGTTTAAGTCTAATGATAGGAACAGTATGGAAATACAGTGTGAAGTCGATGCCTTGTTAGAACGGCAGAAAAGAGAAGCCTTGCCCATTCCAAAGACCCCCTCTAGCAA GCGACAAGCAGATCCAGAGTTTGCAGATATGATAAATGTACAAGAATTCTGCAAAGCAGAAGAAGTTGATGAAGACAGTGTCTATGGAGTATTTGTCTCTTACATTGAAATCTATAATAATTACATATATGATCTATTGGAAGAAGTGCAGTTTGATCCCATAAAGCCCAA GTGGAACGGCTGCAGTACACCTATGAGGAACGCAGAGTCTGT ACTCCCACAATCTAAAACGCTCCGAGAAGATAAGAACCACAATATGTATGTGGCAGGATGTACAGAAGTAGAAGTGAAATCTACGGAGGAGGCTTTTGAGGTTTTCTGGAGAG GGCAGAAAAAGAGACGCATTGCTAACACCCATTTGAATAGAGAGTCCAGTCGTTCACATAGCGTGTTCAGCATTAAACTTGTCCAGGCTCCCCTGGATGCTGATGGAGACAATGTCTTACAG gaAAAAGAGCAAATTACTATAAGCCAGCTGTCTCTGGTAGATCTTGCTGGGAGCGAAAGAACCAACCGTACTAAAGCAGAAGGGAACAGACTACGTGAGGCCG GAAACATTAATCAGTCATTGATGACACTAAGAACATGCATGGAGGTCCTGAGAGAGAACCAGACGTATGGCACTAACAAG ATGGTTCCATATCGAGATTCAAAGCTAACCCATCTATTCAAGAACTACTTCGATGGGGAGGGGAAAGTTCGGATGATCGTGTGTGTGAATCCAAAGGCTGAAGACTATGAAGAAAGCTTG CAAGTCATGAGATTTGCTGAAGTAacccaagaagtggaagtggcaAGACCAGTGGACAAGGTGATATGTGGCCTGACACCCGGGAGGCGGTACAGGAACCTGCCTCGGGGAGGCCCCGTTGGAGATG AACCTTTGGTGCCTGAAGTGATTCTACAGAGCTTCCCACCGCTGCCCCCATGCAAGCTTTTGGATATCAATGATGAGGAGACCCTTCCAAAGCTGGCTGACACTTTGGAGAAACGACATCACCTGCGACAACTAATGACCGAGGACCTTAACAAAAAAT GTCTAGCTTTCAAGGCCTTATTAAAAGAATTTGACAATTCTCTATCAAATAAAGAAAACTACGTTCAGGAAAAactaaatgaaagagaaaaagtgaTCTCGGGACAGAAATTGGAAATAGAGcgactggagaagaaaaacaaaactttggAGTACAAG ATTGAGATTCTGGAGAAAACAACTACGATCTATGAGGAAGATAAGCGCAATCTGCAGCAGGAGCTTGAGAGCCAGAATCAGAAGCTTCAGCGGCAGTTTTCTGACAAGCGCAGATTAGAAGCCAGGTTGCAAGGCATGGTAACAGAAACGTCGATGAAGTGGCAGAAGGAATGT GAGCGTCGGGTGGCAGCCACCCAGCTAGAGATGCAGAATAAACTCTGGGTCAAAGATGAAAAGCTCAAACAGCTGAAGGCCATTGTGACTGAACCCAAACCTGAGAAGCCAGAGAGACCCTCCCGGGAGCGGGACCGGGAGAAAATCATTCCGAGATCTGTCTCTCCTTCGCCTCTACCT CTTTCTAGTAACAATATTGCTCAGATTTCCAACGGCCAGCAACTCATGAGCCAGCCGCAGCTACACAGACGCTCTAACTCTTGCAGCAGCATTTCTGTAGCTTCCTGTATCTCGGAATGGGAGCAGAAACTATCTCCATTCAGCACACCTGTCAATGTCACCTCCCTTGCAAGGCATAGGCAGCAGGAGCCAGGACAAAGTAAAACGTGTATCGTGTCAGACAGAAGGCGAGGCATGTGCTGGACTGAAGGCAGGGAGATGGTCCCCACATTCAGCAGTGAGATAGGCGTAGAAGAGGACCATTGCCGCAGG AACACCCCAATTCCTGTACGACACAGAAGGTCCCGCTCTGCAGGGAGCAGATGGGTAGATCATAAGCCTGCCTCTAATGTGCAAACTGAGACAGTGATGCAGCCGCATGTCCCTCACGCCATCACAGTGTCTGTTGCAAATGAAAAGGCGCTAGCTAAGTGTGAGAAGTACATGCTGACCCACCAGGAACTAGCCTCCGATGGGGAGATTCAGACTAAAGTCATTAAG GGTGATGTTTATAAGACGAGAGGTGGCGGACAATCGGTTCAGTTTACTGATATTGAGACTTTAAAACAAGAATTGCCAACTGG TCGGAAACGAAGATCGTCCACCCTAGCACCTGCCCAACCAGATGGTACAGAGTCTGAATGGACCGATGTAGAAACAAGG TGCTCTGTTGCCGTTGAAATGAGAGCAGGATCTCAGCTGGGACCGGGATATCAGCACCACGCACAACCCAA GCGCAAGAAACCTTGA
- the Kif23 gene encoding kinesin-like protein KIF23 isoform X4, with amino-acid sequence MKSAKAKTVRKPVIKKGSQTNLKDPVGVYCRVRPLSFPDQECCVEVINSTTLQLHTPEGYRLNRNGDYKETQYSFKRVFGTHTTQKELFDVVANPLVDDLIHGKNGLLFTYGVTGSGKTYTMTGSPGSGGLLPRCLNMIFNSIGSFQAKRYVFKSNDRNSMEIQCEVDALLERQKREALPIPKTPSSKRQADPEFADMINVQEFCKAEEVDEDSVYGVFVSYIEIYNNYIYDLLEEVQFDPIKPKWNGCSTPMRNAESVLPQSKTLREDKNHNMYVAGCTEVEVKSTEEAFEVFWRGQKKRRIANTHLNRESSRSHSVFSIKLVQAPLDADGDNVLQEKEQITISQLSLVDLAGSERTNRTKAEGNRLREAGNINQSLMTLRTCMEVLRENQTYGTNKMVPYRDSKLTHLFKNYFDGEGKVRMIVCVNPKAEDYEESLQVMRFAEVTQEVEVARPVDKVICGLTPGRRYRNLPRGGPVGDEPLVPEVILQSFPPLPPCKLLDINDEETLPKLADTLEKRHHLRQLMTEDLNKKCLAFKALLKEFDNSLSNKENYVQEKLNEREKVISGQKLEIERLEKKNKTLEYKIEILEKTTTIYEEDKRNLQQELESQNQKLQRQFSDKRRLEARLQGMVTETSMKWQKECERRVAATQLEMQNKLWVKDEKLKQLKAIVTEPKPEKPERPSRERDREKIIPRSVSPSPLPNTPIPVRHRRSRSAGSRWVDHKPASNVQTETVMQPHVPHAITVSVANEKALAKCEKYMLTHQELASDGEIQTKVIKGDVYKTRGGGQSVQFTDIETLKQELPTGRKRRSSTLAPAQPDGTESEWTDVETRCSVAVEMRAGSQLGPGYQHHAQPKRKKP; translated from the exons ATGAAGTCAGC GAAGGCTAAGACGGTCAGAAAACCTGTAATAAAAAAAGGATCTCAGACAAACCTTAAAGATCCAGTGGgg GTGTACTGTAGGGTTCGCCCCCTGAGCTTTCCTGACCAAGAATGCTGTGTGGAAGTGATCAATAGTACAACCCTGCAGCTCCACACTCCTGAGGGCTATCGACTCAACAGAAATGGGGACTATAAGGAG ACTCAGTACTCATTCAAGCGGGTATTTGGCACTCACACCACCCAGAAGGAACTTTTTGATGTTGTAGCTAATCCCTTGGTAGATGACCTCATTCATGGCAAGAATG gtcttttatttacatatggcGTGACGGGAAGTGGAAAAACCTACACAATGACAGGGTCTCCAGGGTCTGGAGGCCTGCTTCCTCGTTGTTTGAATATGATCTTTAACAGCATAGGGTCATTTCAAGCAAAACGTTAT GTGTTTAAGTCTAATGATAGGAACAGTATGGAAATACAGTGTGAAGTCGATGCCTTGTTAGAACGGCAGAAAAGAGAAGCCTTGCCCATTCCAAAGACCCCCTCTAGCAA GCGACAAGCAGATCCAGAGTTTGCAGATATGATAAATGTACAAGAATTCTGCAAAGCAGAAGAAGTTGATGAAGACAGTGTCTATGGAGTATTTGTCTCTTACATTGAAATCTATAATAATTACATATATGATCTATTGGAAGAAGTGCAGTTTGATCCCATAAAGCCCAA GTGGAACGGCTGCAGTACACCTATGAGGAACGCAGAGTCTGT ACTCCCACAATCTAAAACGCTCCGAGAAGATAAGAACCACAATATGTATGTGGCAGGATGTACAGAAGTAGAAGTGAAATCTACGGAGGAGGCTTTTGAGGTTTTCTGGAGAG GGCAGAAAAAGAGACGCATTGCTAACACCCATTTGAATAGAGAGTCCAGTCGTTCACATAGCGTGTTCAGCATTAAACTTGTCCAGGCTCCCCTGGATGCTGATGGAGACAATGTCTTACAG gaAAAAGAGCAAATTACTATAAGCCAGCTGTCTCTGGTAGATCTTGCTGGGAGCGAAAGAACCAACCGTACTAAAGCAGAAGGGAACAGACTACGTGAGGCCG GAAACATTAATCAGTCATTGATGACACTAAGAACATGCATGGAGGTCCTGAGAGAGAACCAGACGTATGGCACTAACAAG ATGGTTCCATATCGAGATTCAAAGCTAACCCATCTATTCAAGAACTACTTCGATGGGGAGGGGAAAGTTCGGATGATCGTGTGTGTGAATCCAAAGGCTGAAGACTATGAAGAAAGCTTG CAAGTCATGAGATTTGCTGAAGTAacccaagaagtggaagtggcaAGACCAGTGGACAAGGTGATATGTGGCCTGACACCCGGGAGGCGGTACAGGAACCTGCCTCGGGGAGGCCCCGTTGGAGATG AACCTTTGGTGCCTGAAGTGATTCTACAGAGCTTCCCACCGCTGCCCCCATGCAAGCTTTTGGATATCAATGATGAGGAGACCCTTCCAAAGCTGGCTGACACTTTGGAGAAACGACATCACCTGCGACAACTAATGACCGAGGACCTTAACAAAAAAT GTCTAGCTTTCAAGGCCTTATTAAAAGAATTTGACAATTCTCTATCAAATAAAGAAAACTACGTTCAGGAAAAactaaatgaaagagaaaaagtgaTCTCGGGACAGAAATTGGAAATAGAGcgactggagaagaaaaacaaaactttggAGTACAAG ATTGAGATTCTGGAGAAAACAACTACGATCTATGAGGAAGATAAGCGCAATCTGCAGCAGGAGCTTGAGAGCCAGAATCAGAAGCTTCAGCGGCAGTTTTCTGACAAGCGCAGATTAGAAGCCAGGTTGCAAGGCATGGTAACAGAAACGTCGATGAAGTGGCAGAAGGAATGT GAGCGTCGGGTGGCAGCCACCCAGCTAGAGATGCAGAATAAACTCTGGGTCAAAGATGAAAAGCTCAAACAGCTGAAGGCCATTGTGACTGAACCCAAACCTGAGAAGCCAGAGAGACCCTCCCGGGAGCGGGACCGGGAGAAAATCATTCCGAGATCTGTCTCTCCTTCGCCTCTACCT AACACCCCAATTCCTGTACGACACAGAAGGTCCCGCTCTGCAGGGAGCAGATGGGTAGATCATAAGCCTGCCTCTAATGTGCAAACTGAGACAGTGATGCAGCCGCATGTCCCTCACGCCATCACAGTGTCTGTTGCAAATGAAAAGGCGCTAGCTAAGTGTGAGAAGTACATGCTGACCCACCAGGAACTAGCCTCCGATGGGGAGATTCAGACTAAAGTCATTAAG GGTGATGTTTATAAGACGAGAGGTGGCGGACAATCGGTTCAGTTTACTGATATTGAGACTTTAAAACAAGAATTGCCAACTGG TCGGAAACGAAGATCGTCCACCCTAGCACCTGCCCAACCAGATGGTACAGAGTCTGAATGGACCGATGTAGAAACAAGG TGCTCTGTTGCCGTTGAAATGAGAGCAGGATCTCAGCTGGGACCGGGATATCAGCACCACGCACAACCCAA GCGCAAGAAACCTTGA
- the Kif23 gene encoding kinesin-like protein KIF23, producing MKSAKAKTVRKPVIKKGSQTNLKDPVGVYCRVRPLSFPDQECCVEVINSTTLQLHTPEGYRLNRNGDYKETQYSFKRVFGTHTTQKELFDVVANPLVDDLIHGKNGLLFTYGVTGSGKTYTMTGSPGSGGLLPRCLNMIFNSIGSFQAKRYVFKSNDRNSMEIQCEVDALLERQKREALPIPKTPSSKRQADPEFADMINVQEFCKAEEVDEDSVYGVFVSYIEIYNNYIYDLLEEVQFDPIKPKLPQSKTLREDKNHNMYVAGCTEVEVKSTEEAFEVFWRGQKKRRIANTHLNRESSRSHSVFSIKLVQAPLDADGDNVLQEKEQITISQLSLVDLAGSERTNRTKAEGNRLREAGNINQSLMTLRTCMEVLRENQTYGTNKMVPYRDSKLTHLFKNYFDGEGKVRMIVCVNPKAEDYEESLQVMRFAEVTQEVEVARPVDKVICGLTPGRRYRNLPRGGPVGDEPLVPEVILQSFPPLPPCKLLDINDEETLPKLADTLEKRHHLRQLMTEDLNKKCLAFKALLKEFDNSLSNKENYVQEKLNEREKVISGQKLEIERLEKKNKTLEYKIEILEKTTTIYEEDKRNLQQELESQNQKLQRQFSDKRRLEARLQGMVTETSMKWQKECERRVAATQLEMQNKLWVKDEKLKQLKAIVTEPKPEKPERPSRERDREKIIPRSVSPSPLPLSSNNIAQISNGQQLMSQPQLHRRSNSCSSISVASCISEWEQKLSPFSTPVNVTSLARHRQQEPGQSKTCIVSDRRRGMCWTEGREMVPTFSSEIGVEEDHCRRNTPIPVRHRRSRSAGSRWVDHKPASNVQTETVMQPHVPHAITVSVANEKALAKCEKYMLTHQELASDGEIQTKVIKGDVYKTRGGGQSVQFTDIETLKQELPTGSRKRRSSTLAPAQPDGTESEWTDVETRCSVAVEMRAGSQLGPGYQHHAQPKRKKP from the exons ATGAAGTCAGC GAAGGCTAAGACGGTCAGAAAACCTGTAATAAAAAAAGGATCTCAGACAAACCTTAAAGATCCAGTGGgg GTGTACTGTAGGGTTCGCCCCCTGAGCTTTCCTGACCAAGAATGCTGTGTGGAAGTGATCAATAGTACAACCCTGCAGCTCCACACTCCTGAGGGCTATCGACTCAACAGAAATGGGGACTATAAGGAG ACTCAGTACTCATTCAAGCGGGTATTTGGCACTCACACCACCCAGAAGGAACTTTTTGATGTTGTAGCTAATCCCTTGGTAGATGACCTCATTCATGGCAAGAATG gtcttttatttacatatggcGTGACGGGAAGTGGAAAAACCTACACAATGACAGGGTCTCCAGGGTCTGGAGGCCTGCTTCCTCGTTGTTTGAATATGATCTTTAACAGCATAGGGTCATTTCAAGCAAAACGTTAT GTGTTTAAGTCTAATGATAGGAACAGTATGGAAATACAGTGTGAAGTCGATGCCTTGTTAGAACGGCAGAAAAGAGAAGCCTTGCCCATTCCAAAGACCCCCTCTAGCAA GCGACAAGCAGATCCAGAGTTTGCAGATATGATAAATGTACAAGAATTCTGCAAAGCAGAAGAAGTTGATGAAGACAGTGTCTATGGAGTATTTGTCTCTTACATTGAAATCTATAATAATTACATATATGATCTATTGGAAGAAGTGCAGTTTGATCCCATAAAGCCCAA ACTCCCACAATCTAAAACGCTCCGAGAAGATAAGAACCACAATATGTATGTGGCAGGATGTACAGAAGTAGAAGTGAAATCTACGGAGGAGGCTTTTGAGGTTTTCTGGAGAG GGCAGAAAAAGAGACGCATTGCTAACACCCATTTGAATAGAGAGTCCAGTCGTTCACATAGCGTGTTCAGCATTAAACTTGTCCAGGCTCCCCTGGATGCTGATGGAGACAATGTCTTACAG gaAAAAGAGCAAATTACTATAAGCCAGCTGTCTCTGGTAGATCTTGCTGGGAGCGAAAGAACCAACCGTACTAAAGCAGAAGGGAACAGACTACGTGAGGCCG GAAACATTAATCAGTCATTGATGACACTAAGAACATGCATGGAGGTCCTGAGAGAGAACCAGACGTATGGCACTAACAAG ATGGTTCCATATCGAGATTCAAAGCTAACCCATCTATTCAAGAACTACTTCGATGGGGAGGGGAAAGTTCGGATGATCGTGTGTGTGAATCCAAAGGCTGAAGACTATGAAGAAAGCTTG CAAGTCATGAGATTTGCTGAAGTAacccaagaagtggaagtggcaAGACCAGTGGACAAGGTGATATGTGGCCTGACACCCGGGAGGCGGTACAGGAACCTGCCTCGGGGAGGCCCCGTTGGAGATG AACCTTTGGTGCCTGAAGTGATTCTACAGAGCTTCCCACCGCTGCCCCCATGCAAGCTTTTGGATATCAATGATGAGGAGACCCTTCCAAAGCTGGCTGACACTTTGGAGAAACGACATCACCTGCGACAACTAATGACCGAGGACCTTAACAAAAAAT GTCTAGCTTTCAAGGCCTTATTAAAAGAATTTGACAATTCTCTATCAAATAAAGAAAACTACGTTCAGGAAAAactaaatgaaagagaaaaagtgaTCTCGGGACAGAAATTGGAAATAGAGcgactggagaagaaaaacaaaactttggAGTACAAG ATTGAGATTCTGGAGAAAACAACTACGATCTATGAGGAAGATAAGCGCAATCTGCAGCAGGAGCTTGAGAGCCAGAATCAGAAGCTTCAGCGGCAGTTTTCTGACAAGCGCAGATTAGAAGCCAGGTTGCAAGGCATGGTAACAGAAACGTCGATGAAGTGGCAGAAGGAATGT GAGCGTCGGGTGGCAGCCACCCAGCTAGAGATGCAGAATAAACTCTGGGTCAAAGATGAAAAGCTCAAACAGCTGAAGGCCATTGTGACTGAACCCAAACCTGAGAAGCCAGAGAGACCCTCCCGGGAGCGGGACCGGGAGAAAATCATTCCGAGATCTGTCTCTCCTTCGCCTCTACCT CTTTCTAGTAACAATATTGCTCAGATTTCCAACGGCCAGCAACTCATGAGCCAGCCGCAGCTACACAGACGCTCTAACTCTTGCAGCAGCATTTCTGTAGCTTCCTGTATCTCGGAATGGGAGCAGAAACTATCTCCATTCAGCACACCTGTCAATGTCACCTCCCTTGCAAGGCATAGGCAGCAGGAGCCAGGACAAAGTAAAACGTGTATCGTGTCAGACAGAAGGCGAGGCATGTGCTGGACTGAAGGCAGGGAGATGGTCCCCACATTCAGCAGTGAGATAGGCGTAGAAGAGGACCATTGCCGCAGG AACACCCCAATTCCTGTACGACACAGAAGGTCCCGCTCTGCAGGGAGCAGATGGGTAGATCATAAGCCTGCCTCTAATGTGCAAACTGAGACAGTGATGCAGCCGCATGTCCCTCACGCCATCACAGTGTCTGTTGCAAATGAAAAGGCGCTAGCTAAGTGTGAGAAGTACATGCTGACCCACCAGGAACTAGCCTCCGATGGGGAGATTCAGACTAAAGTCATTAAG GGTGATGTTTATAAGACGAGAGGTGGCGGACAATCGGTTCAGTTTACTGATATTGAGACTTTAAAACAAGAATTGCCAACTGG TAGTCGGAAACGAAGATCGTCCACCCTAGCACCTGCCCAACCAGATGGTACAGAGTCTGAATGGACCGATGTAGAAACAAGG TGCTCTGTTGCCGTTGAAATGAGAGCAGGATCTCAGCTGGGACCGGGATATCAGCACCACGCACAACCCAA GCGCAAGAAACCTTGA